One window from the genome of Podospora pseudocomata strain CBS 415.72m chromosome 6, whole genome shotgun sequence encodes:
- a CDS encoding hypothetical protein (EggNog:ENOG503PQIV): MPFSQLPAVHGTCVLTLSSHALELLWAQTTIPLASGKSAEPVRWDSEMVHPGPKKGDNGFWNGDSPRTLLWVETELPRGSRDSRGSRDGYIGYKVTRYLWGVREGSPSPVEDFYTLRVHFRFTHTFTMIVRESEPHANFGRGAYDTTGVPKPPPPKPR; encoded by the exons ATGCCGTTTTCCCAGCTGCCAGCGGTACATGGTACGTGTGTCCTCACGCTGAGCTCTCACGCTCTCGAGCTGTTGTGGGCCCAAACCACGATACCCCTGGCCTCAGGGAAATCCGCCGAGCCTGTCCGCTGGGATTCTGAGATGGTACATCCCGGTCCCAAAAAGGGGGACAACGGT TTCTGGAACGGTGACTCTCCACGCACGTTGCTTTGGGTCGAAACGGAGCTGCCCAGGGGTAGCAGGGATAGCAGGGGTAGCAGGGATGGGTACATTGGCTACAAGGTCACTCGGTACCTTTGGGGTGTCAGAGAAGGGAG TCCTTCGCCCGTCGAGGACTTCTACACT CTTCGAGTCCATTTTCGcttcacacacacattcACAATGATTGTCAGAGAGTCAGAACCCCACGCCAACTTCGGCCGCGGTGCCTATGACACCACCGGAGTGCCAaagccgcctcctcccaagccccGGTAA